A genomic stretch from Bacillus sp. E(2018) includes:
- a CDS encoding TOMM precursor leader peptide-binding protein produces MTQKIILIGNGSLGNEVYQQLYETCHISRFKTVEDADIKNEKLALVLHDSWNPAQHVKAEELFGNSNISWLRGFVFFGEAHVGPLVQPDHPGCSQCADLRYFMTGQDRREHFQMKDYQFAKQDLPRDLWATNLAINQTAALICDEVERFLHDRTAHTHEHVYLMNLQTFKLSKHFFLPDPYCETCGDISLDTDDHAKISLQSSPKVAPDVYRCRSIDELQNVLSRDYLDTRTGLLNFKRYDLISPFADTVVNLPLLSGNELNAGRTHSYMHSEQAGILEGLERYCGYAPRGKQTIVYEPYNKVKKVAIDPTSIGTHSQKQYSQPHYPFKPFDPDRSIHWVWGYSLSEDRPALVPETFAYYSMGGGEGFVYETSNGCAVGGSLEEAILYGIFEIVERDAFLMTWYGELPIPRLDMKSIDDSELQLMVQRIQHVTGFETQLFNATTENGIPSIWAMAKNTKKDGLNLLCAAGAHLDPLRAAKGAVQELSGMLLNMEESFLKDRKKYEKMYKDSSLVRHMEDHSMVYGLKEAEKRLYFLLDKRKVRDFEEEFKPVRQTTDLLEDLKSVLATFKKLNLEVIVVDQTGPELQRNGLHCVKVIIPGMLPMTFGHHLTRLQGLDRVLTVPMKLGYVKQPLSPDELNPHPHPFP; encoded by the coding sequence ATGACTCAAAAAATCATTTTAATTGGAAATGGTAGTCTAGGAAATGAAGTCTACCAACAACTCTATGAAACCTGTCACATCTCTCGTTTTAAAACGGTGGAAGATGCGGATATCAAAAATGAAAAGTTAGCTTTGGTACTACATGATAGCTGGAATCCGGCTCAGCATGTTAAAGCAGAAGAATTGTTCGGAAACAGCAATATTTCATGGCTGCGAGGATTTGTATTCTTTGGTGAAGCACATGTTGGTCCACTCGTTCAGCCAGATCATCCAGGCTGCTCACAATGCGCGGATCTACGTTATTTCATGACCGGTCAAGACCGTAGAGAACATTTTCAAATGAAAGACTATCAATTTGCAAAACAAGATTTACCGCGCGATCTTTGGGCTACTAATCTCGCAATCAACCAGACAGCTGCCCTCATTTGTGATGAGGTAGAGCGTTTCTTGCATGATCGAACTGCTCACACCCATGAACACGTATATTTGATGAACCTACAAACGTTCAAACTATCTAAGCATTTCTTTTTACCAGATCCCTATTGTGAAACATGCGGGGATATCTCACTTGATACCGATGATCACGCCAAGATATCCCTTCAATCCAGTCCGAAAGTTGCACCGGACGTCTACCGTTGCCGTTCGATAGATGAGCTACAAAACGTATTGAGCCGAGATTACTTAGATACTCGTACTGGCCTTCTCAATTTTAAACGATATGATTTAATCTCACCTTTTGCGGATACTGTGGTAAATCTTCCGTTACTTTCTGGGAACGAATTAAATGCCGGACGGACGCATTCCTATATGCATAGTGAGCAAGCGGGAATTTTAGAAGGACTCGAGAGGTATTGCGGCTATGCGCCAAGAGGAAAACAAACGATTGTCTATGAACCATACAACAAAGTGAAAAAGGTTGCGATTGATCCTACATCTATCGGAACTCATTCCCAAAAACAGTACAGTCAGCCGCATTATCCTTTTAAACCGTTTGATCCAGACCGTTCGATCCACTGGGTGTGGGGATATTCCTTATCTGAAGATCGCCCTGCATTAGTGCCTGAAACGTTCGCCTATTACAGCATGGGTGGTGGAGAAGGCTTCGTTTATGAAACATCAAACGGCTGTGCAGTTGGTGGTAGTTTAGAAGAAGCCATTCTGTATGGAATTTTCGAGATCGTGGAACGCGATGCGTTTCTTATGACGTGGTATGGTGAACTGCCTATTCCACGTCTTGACATGAAATCGATTGATGATTCAGAGCTTCAGCTCATGGTTCAACGCATCCAGCATGTAACGGGGTTTGAGACCCAATTATTTAATGCCACGACAGAAAACGGTATTCCAAGTATTTGGGCGATGGCAAAGAATACGAAGAAGGATGGCTTGAATCTGCTGTGTGCAGCAGGTGCACATCTTGATCCACTTAGAGCAGCCAAAGGTGCTGTTCAAGAGCTTTCGGGCATGCTGCTTAATATGGAAGAAAGCTTTCTGAAAGACCGTAAGAAATACGAAAAGATGTATAAAGACTCAAGTCTAGTTCGTCATATGGAAGATCACTCGATGGTGTACGGTTTAAAGGAAGCAGAGAAACGATTATATTTTTTACTAGATAAGCGAAAGGTACGAGACTTTGAAGAAGAGTTCAAACCAGTTCGTCAAACAACTGACCTTTTGGAAGATTTGAAGAGTGTGTTAGCTACCTTCAAAAAACTAAACCTTGAAGTTATTGTGGTTGATCAAACCGGACCTGA
- a CDS encoding bacteriocin maturation protein: MPGVTLSMCLKINRDTFVYPQNNGGVYLRNNVTSIQMEGNTIEQWLQKLIPMLDGSRSMEQITDGLPDPYKEQVFKIAEVLYTNGFARDTSQDLPHQLPAAVLEKYASQIEFIDHLSHSGAHRFQNYRESKIAIIGSGPLLSSLTASLLQSGLPAFTILYTSAEPSEIKKLQERIKTFRKQNPESTITLLPLNENNCKEDLAKVDYVLYANGDENKDLFSKIQNICRERSKSFLPVTLQNTQAFVGPFVLSDSAACWKTASLRLGNNGSKETKSLSSRTASSLLANVAVFILFKKITGVQENSENSIYQLNVNTLEGSWHPVSPHPFINKKMKADQIDDPLLFLKDSAKQELDLHSLFYQITSKQTGLFRVFEEEDLTQLPLSQCQVKVADPYGESEPEVIKASGRTHEDARLEAGLSGIETYVKKLFQNSPDAMSHGTGRSAVEGMCRALQNKLQEIFMNSNNLSQVSAEIDLSSVQDSYSSFLIRALSILGEEIKLFLGKKVYGFPVICVQQNGKCFGSIGLDENHALQNALQGALMYRQNNEEISIKNCIKSSATISTTGLPSITLSETKEVPLTETLASALQTLKSNNCNATFYTLHAETILNENTSGLFGITLSSEVQS, from the coding sequence ATGCCAGGCGTCACTCTCTCAATGTGTTTGAAAATCAACCGAGACACGTTCGTTTATCCTCAAAATAACGGCGGGGTTTATCTCCGAAATAACGTGACTTCTATACAAATGGAAGGCAACACGATCGAGCAATGGCTACAAAAATTAATTCCTATGCTTGATGGCAGCCGTTCTATGGAACAAATTACAGACGGGCTGCCTGATCCATATAAAGAGCAAGTCTTTAAAATTGCTGAGGTGTTATATACGAACGGTTTTGCTCGCGATACAAGTCAGGACCTTCCACATCAGCTTCCTGCTGCAGTGTTAGAAAAATATGCGTCACAGATTGAATTTATTGATCATCTCAGCCATTCAGGTGCACATCGTTTTCAAAACTACCGTGAATCAAAAATCGCAATTATAGGCAGTGGTCCACTTCTCTCTTCACTTACAGCTTCACTCTTGCAATCAGGACTCCCTGCTTTCACCATACTTTACACTAGCGCAGAGCCGAGTGAAATTAAAAAACTTCAAGAACGAATTAAGACGTTTAGAAAGCAAAATCCCGAATCTACCATTACACTTTTACCATTAAATGAAAACAACTGTAAAGAAGATCTAGCAAAAGTTGATTATGTTCTTTATGCAAACGGAGATGAGAACAAAGACTTATTCTCTAAGATTCAAAACATATGCAGAGAACGATCAAAATCTTTTCTACCTGTTACGTTACAAAACACACAGGCTTTTGTCGGTCCTTTTGTTTTATCAGATTCTGCAGCATGCTGGAAAACAGCTTCATTACGGTTAGGGAATAATGGTAGCAAGGAGACTAAATCCCTATCATCACGCACTGCTTCTAGTCTACTTGCGAACGTTGCTGTTTTTATACTGTTCAAAAAGATAACCGGCGTACAGGAAAATTCCGAAAACTCCATTTATCAATTGAACGTTAATACATTAGAAGGAAGCTGGCATCCAGTTTCTCCTCACCCTTTCATAAACAAAAAAATGAAAGCTGATCAGATCGATGACCCTCTCTTGTTTTTAAAAGATTCAGCCAAACAAGAACTTGATCTGCACTCGTTGTTTTATCAAATTACTTCAAAACAGACTGGACTATTCCGTGTCTTTGAAGAAGAAGATTTAACCCAGCTTCCACTGTCACAGTGCCAGGTAAAAGTGGCAGACCCTTACGGTGAGAGTGAGCCAGAAGTGATTAAAGCTTCAGGCAGAACTCACGAAGATGCCCGACTAGAAGCAGGTTTATCTGGAATAGAAACATATGTGAAGAAGTTATTTCAAAATTCGCCGGATGCTATGAGTCATGGTACCGGCCGGTCTGCAGTCGAAGGAATGTGTAGAGCACTTCAAAACAAACTGCAAGAAATCTTCATGAACTCTAATAACCTATCACAAGTTTCTGCTGAAATTGATCTAAGTTCCGTTCAAGACTCATACTCCTCATTTTTGATTCGAGCACTATCAATTCTTGGCGAAGAAATCAAACTCTTTTTAGGGAAGAAAGTTTATGGTTTTCCTGTCATATGCGTTCAGCAGAATGGTAAATGTTTCGGCTCTATCGGTCTAGATGAGAATCACGCTTTACAGAATGCACTACAAGGAGCACTTATGTATAGGCAAAATAATGAAGAAATTTCTATCAAGAATTGCATAAAGTCATCAGCTACCATTTCAACCACTGGACTTCCATCGATTACCCTTTCAGAAACAAAAGAAGTACCTTTAACAGAAACATTAGCATCAGCTCTACAAACGTTAAAAAGCAACAATTGCAACGCAACGTTTTACACGTTGCATGCAGAAACCATTCTGAACGAAAATACCTCTGGTCTGTTTGGAATCACACTCTCTTCGGAGGTTCAATCATGA